A window of the Bufo gargarizans isolate SCDJY-AF-19 chromosome 1, ASM1485885v1, whole genome shotgun sequence genome harbors these coding sequences:
- the LOC122925030 gene encoding gastrula zinc finger protein XlCGF57.1-like → MITLNYKAEDEDVLQCSSRENLITLNVNPGHHNTDLSFNPPNYEEPSPDQLQIVTTSTGQKGGKKCMEFTKGLGFSAHSRFHMEKTSLKHETSHKAEKPYFCSECGKWFTEKSKLVRHERIHTGEKPYFCSECGKCFTQKSILITHERFHTGVKPYSCLECGKCFAMKSHLVIHERCHTGENPYSCSECGKCFKHKLSLVRHERIHTGEKPYSCSECGKCFTQNSDLVSHKRRHKGEKLYSCSECAKCFTDKSSLVRHLKIHTGEKPYSCSECGKSFTQNSYLVRHKKIHTGEKPYSCSECGKCFKQNSNLVAHERIHTGEKLYSCSQCGKCFADKSDLVAHEIRHTGEKLYSCTECRKCFTWKSELVRHERIHTGEKPHSCLECGKCFTYKSSLVKHERIHTGEKPYSCSECGKCFTDKSNLVRHKRSHTGEKRF, encoded by the coding sequence ATGATAACATTAAATTATAAAGCAGAAGATGAAGATGTCCTGCAGTGCTCTTCACGAGAAAACCTCATTACCCTTAATGTGAATCCAGGTCATCACAATACAGATCTGTCATTTAATCCTCCTAATTAtgaggaaccttctcctgaccaattACAGATTGTTACCACAAGTACCGGGCAGAAAGGGGGTAAAAAATGTATGGAGTTCACAAAGGGCTTAGGTTTTTCTGCACACAGTAGATTTCACATGGAGAAAACAAGTCTTAAACATGAGACAAGTCATAAAGCAGAGAAGCCATACttttgctcagaatgtgggaaatggttTACAGAGAAATCAAAACTTGTTAGAcacgagagaattcacacaggagagaaaccatacttctgctcagaatgtggaaaatgttttacacagaaatcaatTCTTATTACACACGAGAGATTTCACACAGGagtgaagccatattcatgtttagaatgtggaaaatgctttgcaatgaaatcacatcttgttatacatgaaagatgtcacacaggagagaacccgtattcatgttcagaatgtgggaaatgttttaaacatAAATTAAGTCTTGTcagacatgagagaattcacacaggagagaaaccatattcatgttcagaatgtgggaaatgttttacacaaaattCAGATCTTGTTTCTCATAAGAGACGTCACAAAGGAGAAAAGCtatattcatgctcagaatgtgcaaaatgttttacagataaatcaagtCTAGttagacatctgaaaattcacacaggggaaaagccatattcatgttcagaatgtgggaaaagttttacACAAAATTCATATCTTGTTAGACataagaaaattcacacaggagagaagccgtattcatgttcagaatgtgggaaatgttttaaacaaAATTCTAATCTTGttgcacatgagagaattcacacaggagagaagctgtattcatgttcacaatgtgggaaatgttttgcagataaatcagatcttgttgcACATGAGATACGTCACACGGGAGAGAAGCTGTATTCATGTACAGAATGCAGGAAATGTTTTACGTGGAAATCAGaacttgttagacatgagagaatccacacaggagagaaaccacattcatgtttagaatgtgggaaatgttttacttataaatcaagtcttgttaaacatgagagaattcacacaggagagaagccatattcatgttcagaatgtgggaaatgttttacagataaatcaaatcttgttagacataagagaagtcacacaggagagaagcggtTTTGA